A single window of Selenomonas sputigena DNA harbors:
- the rplS gene encoding 50S ribosomal protein L19: protein MNIIQALEQEQLRSDIPEFAPGDTVRVHVKVVEGTRERIQAFEGVVIARSGTGVRETFTVRRISYGVGVERTFPVHSPRLDKIQLMRRGIVRRAKLYYLRNLTGKAARIREKR from the coding sequence ATGAACATCATTCAGGCTTTGGAGCAGGAACAGTTGCGCTCCGACATCCCCGAGTTCGCTCCCGGCGATACGGTGCGCGTGCACGTCAAGGTCGTCGAGGGAACGCGTGAGCGCATCCAGGCGTTCGAGGGCGTCGTCATCGCGCGCTCGGGTACGGGCGTGCGCGAGACGTTCACCGTGCGCCGCATTTCCTACGGCGTCGGTGTCGAGCGTACTTTCCCGGTACATTCGCCGCGTCTTGACAAGATCCAGCTCATGCGCCGCGGCATTGTGCGCCGTGCGAAGCTCTATTACCTGCGCAACCTTACGGGTAAGGCAGCTCGCATTCGCGAGAAGCGCTGA
- the lepB gene encoding signal peptidase I yields MSSLGEEVKDWLVAIVVAVVLAFIIRQFIVELYVVDGPSMRPTLQSRERLVVNKFIYRMREPERNEIIVFRYPRDPSRDFIKRVIAVPGDTIEIKDGKVFLNQQLLNEDYILEKTLTNYPLSTVPAGHIFVMGDNRNNSEDSRFADVGFVPYDLIKGKAMVVFWPVAEAKSLP; encoded by the coding sequence ATGAGTTCGTTGGGAGAAGAAGTCAAGGATTGGCTCGTGGCGATCGTCGTCGCCGTCGTGCTCGCCTTCATCATCCGCCAGTTCATCGTGGAGCTTTATGTCGTGGACGGCCCGTCCATGCGGCCGACCCTGCAGTCGCGCGAGCGCCTCGTCGTCAACAAGTTCATTTACCGCATGAGGGAGCCGGAGCGCAATGAAATCATCGTCTTCCGCTATCCGCGCGACCCGAGCCGCGACTTCATCAAGCGTGTGATCGCCGTGCCCGGTGACACGATCGAGATCAAGGATGGCAAGGTGTTTTTGAATCAGCAACTGTTGAACGAGGACTACATCCTCGAAAAGACACTGACGAACTACCCGCTGTCGACGGTGCCCGCTGGGCACATCTTCGTCATGGGAGACAACCGCAACAATTCCGAGGACAGCCGCTTCGCCGACGTCGGCTTCGTCCCCTATGATCTCATCAAGGGCAAGGCTATGGTCGTGTTCTGGCCGGTCGCCGAGGCGAAGTCCCTGCCTTGA
- a CDS encoding GNAT family N-acetyltransferase: MDFQTEGNSIVYKSADGVVLARADFSEAAPGVYDIFHTEVDASLQGQGVAGNLVARAVAEIERRGGKLVKDASCSYAAAWLKRHAEKGVSQ; encoded by the coding sequence ATGGATTTTCAGACGGAAGGGAACAGCATCGTATACAAGAGTGCGGATGGCGTCGTGCTCGCCCGCGCGGATTTTTCGGAAGCAGCGCCGGGAGTCTACGATATTTTCCATACGGAAGTTGATGCCTCGCTGCAGGGGCAGGGCGTCGCGGGCAACCTTGTCGCGAGAGCCGTTGCGGAGATCGAGCGGCGCGGCGGAAAGCTGGTGAAGGATGCTTCGTGCTCGTATGCGGCAGCCTGGCTGAAGCGACATGCGGAGAAAGGTGTATCGCAATAA
- a CDS encoding lipase family protein, with protein sequence MERKNFAERRFLPLVSALLFFCLAFLPLSASAQEEPEIDLLAALVSSASYSDDGALLVRSWLKETAWDFQSRSTSTRAAEGRVHLARKTLADGRRIAVLSFPGTENKKDIEVDLRLSAVPFGGTSPEEFAAVAAGSDARDLPHVHKGFNDFVMAALFTEEMPEFGNRTAGEALADELKEHPEEVLYLTGHSLGGAASLVTAARLADLGVPPEQLRVITFGAPAVGDEKFARLYETRLHFTRIVMQADPVAAILQSLGKGFVQFGEKIVWKPRTREDRFHHEMALYFDEALRCYYDAVQTDSPHELFCGTPQELAGGLYVAAPSFDLPEALAQDAPYIERAVHDALDVRYAPTVFSSQGGTQESLFAAARAAGCKYVLVEHFSGNLLRERHGSFRLTLEEELYTSDGRLLSLESRSTNTGDLPAIEAFLYLMYKGSETRDAALGL encoded by the coding sequence ATGGAACGAAAGAATTTTGCAGAGCGGCGGTTCCTGCCCTTGGTTTCGGCGCTGCTTTTCTTTTGCCTTGCATTCTTGCCGCTGTCGGCCTCAGCGCAGGAAGAGCCGGAGATCGACCTGCTTGCCGCGCTCGTTTCATCCGCCTCCTATTCCGATGACGGCGCTCTCCTTGTGCGCAGCTGGCTCAAGGAGACAGCCTGGGATTTCCAGAGCCGCAGCACGTCGACGCGAGCTGCAGAGGGGCGTGTCCATCTGGCACGAAAGACGCTTGCAGACGGCAGGCGCATCGCCGTGCTTTCCTTCCCCGGCACGGAGAACAAGAAGGACATCGAGGTTGACCTGCGCCTTTCCGCAGTCCCTTTCGGCGGTACGAGCCCCGAGGAATTTGCCGCCGTTGCAGCTGGAAGCGATGCCCGAGATCTGCCGCACGTCCACAAGGGATTCAACGATTTCGTCATGGCGGCGCTCTTTACGGAGGAGATGCCGGAGTTCGGCAATCGGACGGCGGGAGAAGCGCTGGCAGATGAACTCAAGGAGCATCCGGAAGAAGTGCTCTATCTGACGGGGCACAGCCTCGGCGGTGCGGCGTCTCTCGTGACGGCGGCGCGTCTCGCTGATCTTGGCGTGCCGCCCGAGCAGCTCAGGGTCATCACGTTCGGTGCGCCTGCCGTCGGCGACGAGAAGTTTGCACGGCTCTACGAAACGAGGCTTCATTTCACGCGCATCGTCATGCAGGCCGATCCCGTTGCCGCCATCCTGCAGTCTTTGGGAAAGGGCTTCGTGCAATTCGGCGAGAAGATCGTCTGGAAGCCGCGGACGCGCGAGGATCGCTTCCATCATGAGATGGCGCTCTATTTCGACGAGGCGCTGCGCTGCTACTATGATGCGGTGCAGACGGATTCGCCGCACGAGCTGTTTTGCGGCACGCCGCAGGAGCTTGCGGGCGGCCTTTACGTCGCGGCGCCGTCCTTTGACCTGCCCGAGGCGCTCGCACAGGATGCGCCGTACATCGAGCGTGCCGTGCACGATGCGCTCGACGTCCGCTATGCGCCGACGGTATTTTCCTCGCAAGGCGGGACACAGGAATCGCTTTTCGCCGCCGCACGCGCCGCCGGCTGCAAGTACGTCCTCGTCGAGCATTTTTCGGGCAATCTGTTGCGAGAAAGGCATGGCAGTTTCCGCCTGACACTTGAAGAGGAGCTTTACACGAGCGACGGACGGCTGCTGTCTCTGGAATCGCGCAGCACGAACACGGGCGATCTGCCCGCGATCGAGGCATTCCTCTATCTCATGTACAAGGGGAGCGAGACGCGCGATGCGGCTCTGGGGTTGTAA
- the prmA gene encoding 50S ribosomal protein L11 methyltransferase gives MRKERCFLQWAEVGVDTSHEATDLVSEILQELGAAGVVIEDPALLNEYIRSGLWDYTDLKESEETEIVRVKAYWALDEELEGKLQCLAARLDGLKAHGIDKGAGVVSWKAVADEDWAETWKAFFHTEKIGARTVIKPTWEEYEAKAGEIVVELDPGAAFGTGQHATTSLCIRALEDLVRPGMTVFDVGTGSGVLAIVAAKLGAKRVEAVDFDPVAVRIARENVRQNGAEDFVHTERSDLLKSVAGEADLIIANIIADIIVRLFGEVKGSLAAGGTMLLSGIIEDRLADVVEAAGRHGFSVEKIEQEKGWAAIVVKGGGAR, from the coding sequence ATGAGAAAGGAGCGATGCTTTTTGCAGTGGGCGGAAGTGGGCGTGGATACGTCGCACGAGGCGACGGATCTTGTGTCGGAAATCTTGCAGGAATTGGGCGCTGCGGGCGTGGTCATCGAAGATCCGGCGCTCTTGAACGAATATATTCGTTCGGGACTCTGGGACTATACGGATCTCAAGGAGAGTGAGGAGACGGAGATCGTGCGCGTCAAAGCGTACTGGGCGCTCGACGAGGAGCTTGAGGGAAAGCTGCAGTGTCTTGCCGCGCGGCTGGACGGCCTGAAGGCTCATGGAATCGACAAGGGCGCGGGCGTGGTGTCGTGGAAGGCGGTCGCCGACGAGGATTGGGCCGAGACGTGGAAGGCGTTCTTTCACACGGAAAAGATCGGTGCGCGCACCGTCATCAAGCCGACGTGGGAAGAATACGAAGCCAAGGCGGGAGAAATCGTCGTGGAGCTTGACCCGGGCGCGGCATTCGGCACGGGGCAGCACGCGACGACATCCCTGTGCATCCGTGCGCTCGAAGACCTCGTTCGGCCGGGCATGACGGTGTTCGACGTCGGCACGGGTTCGGGCGTGCTCGCCATCGTCGCGGCGAAGCTCGGAGCAAAGAGGGTCGAAGCCGTGGACTTCGACCCTGTCGCCGTGCGCATCGCCCGTGAGAACGTGCGCCAGAACGGCGCAGAGGACTTCGTGCACACGGAGCGAAGCGATCTTCTAAAGAGCGTTGCGGGCGAGGCGGATCTCATCATTGCGAACATCATCGCCGACATCATCGTGCGCCTTTTCGGCGAGGTGAAGGGATCTCTGGCGGCGGGCGGCACGATGCTCTTGTCGGGCATCATCGAGGATCGTCTGGCGGATGTCGTGGAAGCCGCAGGCCGGCATGGTTTTTCCGTTGAGAAGATCGAGCAGGAAAAAGGTTGGGCGGCCATCGTCGTCAAAGGGGGCGGAGCGCGATGA
- a CDS encoding 16S rRNA (uracil(1498)-N(3))-methyltransferase has protein sequence MRRVFLEGEIADTMEVRGADAHHLQRVMRAKLGEKLLVADGAGGSAEAEVAGFADGRVQLRLVRRLSEAAESQAEIELFQCLPKGDRMDFIVQKATELGVACIRPVLSQNVVVRYDEKKARARVERWQKIAAEAAKQCGRTRIPEVMPIVPLRAAMEGQGAAEYALRLFFYEMEERRELRTVLSDSEAQRIFMLVGPEGGFDEAEAQLAVAHGFSAVTLGRRILRVDTAAIVALALVQYEKGDLGFAKSSIDDLGLQGQSV, from the coding sequence ATGAGGCGCGTCTTTCTCGAAGGCGAGATCGCGGACACGATGGAAGTGCGGGGCGCGGACGCGCATCATCTGCAGCGCGTCATGCGAGCCAAGCTCGGCGAGAAGCTCCTCGTCGCCGATGGTGCGGGCGGCTCGGCTGAGGCCGAGGTCGCGGGATTCGCAGATGGCAGAGTGCAGCTTCGACTCGTTCGGCGACTGTCGGAAGCGGCGGAATCGCAGGCGGAAATCGAGCTTTTCCAGTGCCTGCCCAAGGGCGACCGCATGGACTTCATCGTGCAGAAGGCGACGGAACTGGGCGTCGCGTGCATCCGTCCCGTGCTCAGTCAGAACGTCGTCGTGCGCTACGACGAAAAGAAGGCGCGTGCACGCGTGGAGCGCTGGCAGAAGATCGCAGCGGAGGCGGCGAAGCAGTGCGGGCGCACGCGCATCCCCGAGGTGATGCCGATCGTGCCCCTTCGCGCGGCGATGGAAGGGCAGGGGGCAGCGGAATATGCCCTGCGCCTTTTTTTCTACGAGATGGAAGAGCGGCGGGAACTGCGCACGGTTCTTTCGGATTCAGAAGCGCAGCGCATCTTCATGCTTGTTGGGCCGGAGGGCGGCTTCGATGAGGCGGAGGCGCAGCTTGCAGTCGCGCACGGCTTTTCTGCCGTGACGCTTGGTCGGCGCATCCTGCGCGTCGATACGGCGGCGATCGTCGCGCTCGCGCTCGTGCAGTATGAAAAAGGAGATTTAGGTTTTGCCAAAAGCAGCATTGACGACCTTGGGCTGCAAGGTCAATCAGTTTGA
- the mtaB gene encoding tRNA (N(6)-L-threonylcarbamoyladenosine(37)-C(2))-methylthiotransferase MtaB — protein sequence MPKAALTTLGCKVNQFETETMEGLFRQRGYAIVPFDEAADVYVINTCSVTSLGEKKSRQLIRRARRLNERAVIAVTGCYAQVAPEEIRAIEGVRVVLGTKERAGIVDHVERAAREAGVFDGTGDIMHASEFEDIPLFGAPARTRAFLKIEEGCENFCSFCIIPYARGPVRSRLLKSVRREAAKLLAMGFKEIVLTGIHLGCYGRDLGDVTLADAVRAVLSLPGLKRLRLGSLESIELSDDLLALLAQEERFAGHLHLPLQAGSDEVLRAMNRHYDTAKFAALIERVERAVPGIAISTDIIVGFPGETQELFEESLAFVERMNFARMHVFPYSPRRGTPAAAFAAQVPEAEKKERVHRMQALAAKKSEAFHAAFLGTEMPVLFETEREGVTDGLTANYIRVYTDAPVRTGDIHAMRLVRLYRDGVWGEI from the coding sequence TTGCCAAAAGCAGCATTGACGACCTTGGGCTGCAAGGTCAATCAGTTTGAAACGGAGACGATGGAGGGGCTTTTCCGGCAGCGCGGCTACGCCATCGTCCCCTTCGACGAGGCGGCGGACGTCTACGTCATCAACACGTGCTCGGTCACGAGTCTCGGCGAGAAGAAGTCGCGCCAGCTCATCCGCCGTGCGCGCCGCCTGAACGAGCGAGCCGTCATCGCCGTGACGGGCTGCTACGCGCAGGTCGCACCCGAGGAGATCCGCGCGATCGAGGGCGTGCGTGTCGTGCTCGGCACGAAGGAGCGAGCGGGGATTGTCGATCACGTGGAGCGAGCGGCGCGTGAGGCGGGCGTCTTCGACGGCACGGGCGACATCATGCACGCCTCCGAGTTCGAGGACATCCCGCTTTTCGGTGCGCCCGCGAGAACGCGTGCTTTTCTGAAAATTGAGGAGGGCTGCGAAAATTTCTGCTCGTTTTGCATCATTCCCTACGCGCGCGGCCCCGTGCGCTCGCGCCTCTTGAAGAGCGTGCGGCGCGAGGCGGCGAAGCTCCTCGCCATGGGCTTCAAGGAGATCGTCCTGACGGGCATCCACCTCGGCTGCTACGGGCGCGACCTCGGCGATGTGACGCTTGCCGACGCCGTGCGCGCTGTTCTTTCCCTGCCGGGACTCAAGCGTCTGCGCCTCGGCTCTTTGGAGTCGATCGAGCTGTCGGACGATCTGCTCGCACTCCTCGCGCAGGAGGAGCGCTTCGCCGGGCATCTTCATCTGCCGCTGCAGGCGGGATCGGATGAAGTGCTTCGCGCGATGAACCGTCACTACGATACGGCGAAGTTCGCCGCGCTCATCGAACGCGTCGAACGTGCCGTGCCCGGCATCGCCATCTCGACGGACATCATCGTGGGCTTTCCGGGCGAAACGCAGGAGCTATTCGAGGAAAGCCTTGCTTTCGTCGAGCGCATGAACTTCGCACGCATGCATGTATTCCCCTACTCGCCGCGCCGAGGCACGCCGGCGGCTGCGTTTGCCGCGCAGGTTCCCGAGGCGGAGAAGAAGGAGCGTGTGCATCGCATGCAGGCGCTCGCCGCAAAGAAGAGCGAGGCGTTTCACGCCGCCTTTCTCGGCACAGAGATGCCCGTTCTCTTCGAGACGGAGCGCGAGGGCGTCACGGACGGACTTACGGCGAACTACATCCGCGTCTATACGGATGCGCCCGTTCGGACGGGAGACATCCATGCGATGCGCCTCGTGCGCCTTTATCGCGACGGCGTTTGGGGCGAGATCTGA
- a CDS encoding beta-carotene 15,15'-monooxygenase, whose translation MTDAEIRLLYTLVCAPPFDLLVFYVFHDQLRFARIYVVCGYMLVLALTQAAQMSLPLDMSLVALLCRPLALFYMLLSIRDQPLRVISIALLVYPLLMLAGTLGTMTEHFFGAGLPPGLWKCLLIPMMFLLVLPAALHTIRHLLMPMLSVDDRRLWLYLSGYEVILVALAVAADPANTSVQPTILAARLLLPLALVQYLRVSTLLTRYAEEGNALHQQQLHEQMIRMSEEAHYQTMLDLWRSSRRMRHDLRHHMTMIAQLAHEESRERLAAYLDDLAEQFAEQKSEEGK comes from the coding sequence ATGACTGACGCAGAGATTCGGCTGCTCTACACGCTCGTGTGTGCGCCGCCCTTTGACCTGCTCGTTTTCTATGTCTTTCACGATCAGCTGCGCTTTGCGCGGATCTATGTCGTCTGCGGCTATATGCTCGTGCTCGCGCTGACACAGGCCGCACAGATGTCTTTGCCGCTCGATATGTCTCTCGTCGCACTTCTCTGCCGCCCGCTCGCTCTCTTCTATATGCTTCTCTCGATCCGCGACCAGCCGCTGCGGGTAATATCCATCGCCCTGCTCGTCTATCCGCTGCTGATGCTTGCGGGAACGCTCGGAACGATGACGGAGCATTTCTTTGGCGCGGGACTGCCGCCGGGGCTATGGAAATGCCTGCTCATCCCCATGATGTTTCTCCTCGTCCTGCCCGCCGCGCTGCATACGATCCGCCACTTGCTCATGCCGATGCTGTCCGTTGATGATCGGCGGCTCTGGCTCTATCTCAGCGGCTACGAGGTGATTCTCGTCGCGCTCGCCGTCGCCGCCGATCCGGCGAATACGTCGGTGCAGCCGACGATCCTCGCTGCGCGGCTCTTGCTCCCGCTCGCTCTCGTCCAATATCTGCGCGTGTCCACCCTCCTCACGCGCTATGCAGAGGAGGGAAATGCACTGCATCAGCAGCAGCTTCATGAGCAGATGATTCGCATGTCCGAAGAGGCGCACTATCAGACGATGCTCGACCTCTGGCGCAGCTCGCGCCGCATGCGCCACGATCTCAGACACCACATGACGATGATCGCGCAGCTCGCGCATGAGGAGAGCCGCGAGCGCCTTGCCGCGTATCTCGACGATCTCGCCGAGCAGTTCGCAGAGCAAAAATCAGAGGAAGGCAAGTAA
- a CDS encoding ATP-binding protein, which produces MHPSPMIELMQYPFAVPLVTLLYTAVHILPVNLTRLYIFRRYLRFAPLPIIAGLLLLTGIEAVIQIEAVTVFSRRIAFPFLFFIFFYLLAMTRVPIGKQICILIPPGLIWFAMQTVIYAVEDAYPLFDVPFLLSGLCTIVCLPIAVPLFLYYGRTIAAPLLADDSFDAVWTPLAWLGTLILVLTILLSPFNDLRTHTALFVRLSGAVGGFCCIGLALYAMNARLRQRALCEQVAREAEMAAITRQNTAQMEENARTTRAFRTQFTEMIAAAQELLARGDAAGIERLMGAAASAIQTRYAPVCANETVNILIGYWQPIFARLGVQPEYRIDIGAENPLDPLDLTAILGNLLANAAEALERLAPDAPRLLRLALVHQGDTLFLTADNSYDGELRYDAAGNLLSSKRGNAERGIGMESIRTSLARYDGTMEISPEDDLFAVSIVLRATQDRAANIMPMRTDGCGEAKHHD; this is translated from the coding sequence ATGCACCCATCACCGATGATCGAACTCATGCAGTATCCGTTTGCCGTACCGCTGGTAACGCTGCTCTATACGGCGGTTCACATCCTGCCCGTCAATCTGACCCGTCTTTATATCTTTCGCCGATATCTGCGTTTTGCTCCGCTGCCGATCATTGCGGGGCTGCTCCTGCTCACGGGGATCGAGGCGGTCATCCAGATCGAGGCGGTCACGGTGTTTTCGCGGCGCATCGCCTTTCCTTTTCTCTTTTTTATCTTCTTCTATCTGCTCGCGATGACGCGTGTGCCGATCGGCAAGCAGATCTGCATCCTCATCCCTCCGGGGCTCATTTGGTTCGCCATGCAGACGGTGATCTATGCCGTAGAGGATGCCTACCCGCTCTTTGATGTGCCGTTCCTGCTCTCGGGGCTTTGCACGATTGTCTGCCTCCCCATCGCTGTGCCGCTTTTTCTCTACTATGGACGCACGATTGCCGCGCCGCTCCTGGCGGACGATTCCTTTGATGCGGTATGGACGCCGCTCGCGTGGCTCGGTACGCTGATTCTCGTGCTCACGATTCTGCTCTCGCCGTTCAATGACCTGCGCACACATACGGCGCTCTTCGTTCGTCTGAGCGGGGCGGTCGGCGGCTTCTGCTGCATCGGCCTGGCACTCTATGCCATGAATGCGCGGCTGCGTCAGCGTGCGCTCTGCGAACAGGTGGCACGCGAGGCGGAGATGGCGGCGATCACGCGGCAGAATACGGCGCAGATGGAGGAAAACGCTCGCACGACACGCGCGTTTCGCACGCAGTTCACCGAGATGATCGCTGCGGCGCAGGAACTGCTCGCACGGGGGGACGCTGCGGGCATCGAGCGGCTGATGGGCGCGGCTGCGTCTGCAATTCAAACGCGCTATGCACCCGTCTGTGCGAATGAGACGGTAAATATTCTCATCGGCTATTGGCAGCCAATCTTTGCACGGCTCGGCGTGCAGCCGGAGTACCGCATCGACATCGGCGCGGAAAATCCCCTTGACCCGCTCGATCTGACGGCGATCCTCGGCAATCTGCTCGCCAACGCCGCCGAGGCGTTGGAACGCCTCGCGCCCGATGCCCCGCGCCTCCTGCGGCTCGCACTCGTCCATCAAGGGGACACGCTCTTTCTGACCGCGGACAACAGCTATGACGGAGAGCTGCGCTACGATGCGGCGGGCAACCTGCTCTCGTCGAAGCGCGGCAACGCAGAGCGCGGCATCGGCATGGAGAGCATCCGCACGAGTCTTGCACGCTATGACGGTACGATGGAGATTTCACCGGAGGACGATCTCTTCGCGGTGTCCATCGTGCTGCGGGCGACACAGGACAGAGCGGCAAATATCATGCCGATGCGTACGGACGGCTGCGGGGAGGCGAAACATCATGACTGA